A window from Citrus sinensis cultivar Valencia sweet orange chromosome 5, DVS_A1.0, whole genome shotgun sequence encodes these proteins:
- the LOC102619291 gene encoding DEAD-box ATP-dependent RNA helicase FANCM isoform X4 — MAANKIPIEINGDDDDEFDWEAAVREIDTACQSSKPSTSNSTNFNLCSKANKKPSTSKQSTLDKFFGNVGPKPQGTEEFNEGSSFDESLCHVQIDAEAAKTWIYPVNVPVRDYQFAITKTALFSNTLVALPTGLGKTLIAAVVIYNFFRWFPDGKIVFAAPSRPLVMQQIEACHNIVGIPQEWTIDMTGQISPTKRASFWKTKRVFFVTPQVLEKDIQSGTCLMKYLVCLVIDEAHRATGNYAYCTAIRELMSVPVQLRILALTATPGSKQQTIQHIIDNLYISTLEYRNESDQDVSSYVHNRKIELIEVEMGQEAVEINNRIWEVIRPYTSRLSAIGLLQNRDYQTLSPVDLLNSRDKFRQAPPPNLPQIKFGEVEAYFGALITLYHIRRLLSSHGIRPAYEMLEEKLKQGSFARFMSKNEDIRKVKLLMQQSISHGAQSPKLSKMLEVLVDHFKTKDPKHSRVIIFSNFRGSVRDIMNALATIGDLVKATEFIGQSSGKALKGQSQKVQQAVLEKFRAGGYNVIVATSIGEEGLDIMEVNLVICFDANVSPLRMIQRMGRTGRKHDGRVVVLACKGSELKGYMRKQATSKAIKKHMRNGGMNSFDFHPSPRMIPHIFKPEVQFVELSIEQYVSRGKKVKDDHAITTPIFKEKLTAAETDLIAKYFHPTSDSTWRPSLIAFPHFQALPSRVHKVMHSFRTGMLIDMMQHLQGLTFSRDDRTFVEDEVSSDKHLGLQTVEPCETDERDNFHGTKKVTDSELSTRTLGTQENHSMPQSCCKSPAAHAYLFGSDFISVDALGKVLIISVPALPFKELSHSKKKRAPDTLLLNHWKQDSSPLKTSDKNYDELTVQSKAVEELTTSQAACIKDGALPISRFSRSDALPEKPLDGFEEILDSPVLRRNQLREEDTTDETLDVNEIKEPLSPDDEHHNDLRESDLSPRLTNLIKSGVVPESPINENGASNNKGRNPDLASPVKLCSIQPSKFASLGKTEKCSKYVRASQGNVSISPVNKKIQTPLLKMNHTASAGGYSPTSPIAEETKTPLANLANSSCSRDWRLSSGDKSENVEPARKFKRLRKVRDCEQNKNSENMKENAVAPVVNLARRFLGMSPIQNKHGRDKGLCILVLYHLPHLLKNQNFESELWFGITHVL; from the exons ATGGCTGCAAACAAGATTCCCATCGAAATCAACGGCGATGATGACGAC GAATTTGATTGGGAAGCAGCTGTTAGAGAAATCGATACGGCGTGTCAAAGCTCAAAGCCCTCTACTTCAAACtcaactaattttaatttatgttctAAGGCTAACAAAAAGCCTTCTACTTCTAAGCAATCTACgcttgataaattttttggaAATGTGGGTCCCAAGCCTCAAGGGACTGAGGAATTCAATGAGGGTAGTAGCTTTGATGAGAGTTTATGCCACGTTCAAATTGATGCTGAGGCAGCTAAAACTTGGATTTACCCAG TTAATGTTCCTGTTCGTGACTATCAATTTGCCATTACCAAGACGGCGCTTTTTTCAAATACATTAGTGGCATTGCCGACAGGACTTGGGAAAACACTTATTGCTGCCGTTGTCATTTATAACTTCTTCAGATGGTTTCCAGATg GGAAAATAGTCTTTGCTGCTCCTTCTCGACCTCTCGTCATGCAACAGATAGAGGCATGCCATAACATTGTAGGAATACCACAA GAATGGACCATTGATATGACAGGTCAGATAAGTCCTACGAAAAGAGCAAGCttttggaaaacaaaaagagtttTCTTTGTTACTCCACAAGTTCTGGAGAAGGATATTCAGTCTG GcacttgtttgatgaaatacCTGGTGTGTTTGGTCATTGATGAGGCTCATCGAGCAACGGGAAATTATGCATATTGTACAGCAATTCGTGAG TTGATGTCTGTACCAGTGCAGCTGAGAATATTGGCTTTGACTGCAACACCAGGAT CAAAGCAGCAGACTATCCAGCATATTATCGATAACTTGTATATATCAACGCTTGAATATCGTAATGAAAGTGACCAGGATGTCAGCTCATATGTTCACAACAGGAAGATCGAATTGATCGAG GTTGAAATGGGGCAAGAAGCAGTAGAGATAAATAATCGGATATGGGAAGTAATACGCCCATACACGTCCAGGCTTTCAGCAATTGGGCTTCTACAGAATAGAGACTATCAAACT TTGAGCCCAGTTGATTTACTAAATTCAAGGGACAAATTTCGTCAAGCACCTCCCCCAAACCTCCCCCAAATTAAATTTGGTGAAGTGGAAGCTTATTTTGGAGCTCTTATTACTCTTTACCACATCCGTAGGCTTCTTTCAAGCCATGGAATAAGGCCAGCATATGAGATGCTGGAAGAAAAGTTGAAACAAGG GTCATTTGCGAGATTTATGAGTAAAAATGAAGATATTAGGAAAGTGAAGCTCTTAATGCAGCAAAGTATATCTCATGGTGCACAAAGTCCCAAATTGTCAAAAATGTTAGAAGTGCTGGTTGATCATTTCA AAACAAAGGATCCAAAACATTCAAgagttattattttctcaaattttagaGGAAGTGTCAG GGACATAATGAATGCATTAGCAACTATTGGGGATTTAGTTAAAGCAACCGAATTTATTGGTCAAAGCTCAG GAAAAGCATTGAAAGGCCAGTCACAAAAGGTTCAACAGGCTGTTCTGGAG AAATTTCGGGCTGGTGGATACAATGTCATTGTGGCCACATCAATTGGTGAAGAAGGCCTAGACATAATGGAAGTTAATCTTGTGATATGTTTTGATGCTAATGTGTCACCTTTGAGAATGATCCAGCGAATGGGGAGAACGGGAAGGAAGCATGATGGAAGAGTTG TAGTTTTAGCTTGTAAAGGGTCAGAGTTGAAGGGCTATATGCGAAAGCAAGCCACCAGCAAGGCTATCAAAAAACACATGCGAAATGGGGGGATGAATAGCTTTGATTTCCATCCTAGCCCAAGGATG ATTCCTCATATCTTCAAACCAGAAGTCCAATTTGTTGAGCTGTCAATTGAACAATATGTTTCTCGTGGAAAGAAAGTGAAAGATGATCATGCTATCACGACACctattttcaaagaaaaattaactgCTGCTGAGACCGATTTAATTGCCAAGTATTTCCATCCCACAAGTGATAGTACTTGGAGACCATCTCTTATTGCTTTTCCTCACTTCCAAGCATTGCCCTCCAGAGTGCACAAAGTAATGCATTCTTTTAGGACAGGGATGCTGATTGACATGATGCAACATTTGCAAGGATTAACTTTTTCTAGAGATGACAGAACTTTTGTTGAG GATGAGGTCTCTTCAGATAAGCATTTGGGTCTTCAAACTGTTGAACCATGTGAAACTGATGAACGAG ATAATTTCCATGGCACCAAAAAAGTGACAGATTCTGAACTATCAACTAGGACCTTGGGAACCCAGGAGAATCATAGCATGCCACAATCCTGTTGCAAAAGTCCTGCAGCTCACGCCTATCTTTTTGGTTCTGATTTCATTTCGGTTGATGCTCTAGGAAAGGTCCTAATTATATCTGTCCCTGCACttccttttaaagaattatcacATTCTAAGAAAAAAAGGGCTCCTGATACACTGCTGCTAAATCATTGGAAGCAAGATTCTTCCCCTTTGAAGACTTCTGATAAAAACTATGATGAACTTACTGTGCAATCTAAAGCTGTTGAAGAACTAACAACCTCACAGGCCGCATGCATAAAAGATGGTGCTCTCCCAATATCTAGATTTTCCAGGTCTGATGCCCTGCCGGAGAAACCACTTGATGGGTTTGAGGAAATCCTTGACAGTCCAGTTTTGAGGAGAAATCAGTTACGGGAAGAAGATACTACTGACGAGACACTTGATGTTAATGAAATCAAGGAACCATTGTCACCAGATGATGAACACCATAATGATCTTAGAGAGAGTGATCTCAGTCCCAGGCTGACTAATTTGATCAAGAGTGGTGTTGTTCCAGAGTCTCCTATTAATGAAAATG GGGCATCCAATAATAAAGGAAGAAATCCAGATCTGGCTTCACCTGTCAAACTGTGTTCCATACAGCCAAGCAAGTTTGCAAGTCTAGGGAAAACTGAAAAGTGCAGTAAATACGTCAGAGCCAGCCAAGGGAATGTCTCAATTTCTcctgttaataaaaaaattcaaactccTTTGCTTAAAATGAACCATACTGCCAGTGCAGGAGGATATTCCCCCACTTCTCCAATTGCTGAAGAAACCAAAACTCCATTAGCAAACCTTGCGAACAGTAGCTGTAGCAGAGATTGGCGTTTGAGTTCTGGAGACAAGTCAGAAAATGTTGAACCAGCACGGAAATTTAAAAGGTTGCGCAAAGTTCGAGATTGCGAACAAAATAAGAATTCagaaaatatgaaagaaaatgcTGTAGCTCCAGTAGTGAACCTTGCAAGACGTTTTCTGGGTATGAGTCCTATCCAAAATAAGCACGGCAGAG ATAAGGGCTTGTGTATACTAGTGTTGTATCACTTACCCCATTTGTTGAAGAACCAGAATTTTGAAAGTGAACTATGGTTTGGTATTACTCATGTATTGTGA
- the LOC102619291 gene encoding DEAD-box ATP-dependent RNA helicase FANCM isoform X2: protein MTGQISPTKRASFWKTKRVFFVTPQVLEKDIQSGTCLMKYLVCLVIDEAHRATGNYAYCTAIRELMSVPVQLRILALTATPGSKQQTIQHIIDNLYISTLEYRNESDQDVSSYVHNRKIELIEVEMGQEAVEINNRIWEVIRPYTSRLSAIGLLQNRDYQTLSPVDLLNSRDKFRQAPPPNLPQIKFGEVEAYFGALITLYHIRRLLSSHGIRPAYEMLEEKLKQGSFARFMSKNEDIRKVKLLMQQSISHGAQSPKLSKMLEVLVDHFKTKDPKHSRVIIFSNFRGSVRDIMNALATIGDLVKATEFIGQSSGKALKGQSQKVQQAVLEKFRAGGYNVIVATSIGEEGLDIMEVNLVICFDANVSPLRMIQRMGRTGRKHDGRVVVLACKGSELKGYMRKQATSKAIKKHMRNGGMNSFDFHPSPRMIPHIFKPEVQFVELSIEQYVSRGKKVKDDHAITTPIFKEKLTAAETDLIAKYFHPTSDSTWRPSLIAFPHFQALPSRVHKVMHSFRTGMLIDMMQHLQGLTFSRDDRTFVEDEVSSDKHLGLQTVEPCETDERDNFHGTKKVTDSELSTRTLGTQENHSMPQSCCKSPAAHAYLFGSDFISVDALGKVLIISVPALPFKELSHSKKKRAPDTLLLNHWKQDSSPLKTSDKNYDELTVQSKAVEELTTSQAACIKDGALPISRFSRSDALPEKPLDGFEEILDSPVLRRNQLREEDTTDETLDVNEIKEPLSPDDEHHNDLRESDLSPRLTNLIKSGVVPESPINENGASNNKGRNPDLASPVKLCSIQPSKFASLGKTEKCSKYVRASQGNVSISPVNKKIQTPLLKMNHTASAGGYSPTSPIAEETKTPLANLANSSCSRDWRLSSGDKSENVEPARKFKRLRKVRDCEQNKNSENMKENAVAPVVNLARRFLGMSPIQNKHGRGRKKPMDNMREYIEEEAEVSSEAEVSDDEEDDEDNNSYDDSFIDDRMNPTATSTQAESSGVDMMAIYRRSLLSQSPVVRQPNFSLTYSPDSATPMTRITGSGSSSGKTLISMQTPHSKSANRSTCRNSESIQTIQQQTTSATFTSTDLIRERERNLENRKRKLSYYHSGSTPAINLEPEFSFHSEDTGKNLCQQGQGDNIKANGETIDDDQFYENLDLDAVEEHAALLLKQKSEFSVHEQEVIPQSQLQKLDIHCSPSFDLGI from the exons ATGACAGGTCAGATAAGTCCTACGAAAAGAGCAAGCttttggaaaacaaaaagagtttTCTTTGTTACTCCACAAGTTCTGGAGAAGGATATTCAGTCTG GcacttgtttgatgaaatacCTGGTGTGTTTGGTCATTGATGAGGCTCATCGAGCAACGGGAAATTATGCATATTGTACAGCAATTCGTGAG TTGATGTCTGTACCAGTGCAGCTGAGAATATTGGCTTTGACTGCAACACCAGGAT CAAAGCAGCAGACTATCCAGCATATTATCGATAACTTGTATATATCAACGCTTGAATATCGTAATGAAAGTGACCAGGATGTCAGCTCATATGTTCACAACAGGAAGATCGAATTGATCGAG GTTGAAATGGGGCAAGAAGCAGTAGAGATAAATAATCGGATATGGGAAGTAATACGCCCATACACGTCCAGGCTTTCAGCAATTGGGCTTCTACAGAATAGAGACTATCAAACT TTGAGCCCAGTTGATTTACTAAATTCAAGGGACAAATTTCGTCAAGCACCTCCCCCAAACCTCCCCCAAATTAAATTTGGTGAAGTGGAAGCTTATTTTGGAGCTCTTATTACTCTTTACCACATCCGTAGGCTTCTTTCAAGCCATGGAATAAGGCCAGCATATGAGATGCTGGAAGAAAAGTTGAAACAAGG GTCATTTGCGAGATTTATGAGTAAAAATGAAGATATTAGGAAAGTGAAGCTCTTAATGCAGCAAAGTATATCTCATGGTGCACAAAGTCCCAAATTGTCAAAAATGTTAGAAGTGCTGGTTGATCATTTCA AAACAAAGGATCCAAAACATTCAAgagttattattttctcaaattttagaGGAAGTGTCAG GGACATAATGAATGCATTAGCAACTATTGGGGATTTAGTTAAAGCAACCGAATTTATTGGTCAAAGCTCAG GAAAAGCATTGAAAGGCCAGTCACAAAAGGTTCAACAGGCTGTTCTGGAG AAATTTCGGGCTGGTGGATACAATGTCATTGTGGCCACATCAATTGGTGAAGAAGGCCTAGACATAATGGAAGTTAATCTTGTGATATGTTTTGATGCTAATGTGTCACCTTTGAGAATGATCCAGCGAATGGGGAGAACGGGAAGGAAGCATGATGGAAGAGTTG TAGTTTTAGCTTGTAAAGGGTCAGAGTTGAAGGGCTATATGCGAAAGCAAGCCACCAGCAAGGCTATCAAAAAACACATGCGAAATGGGGGGATGAATAGCTTTGATTTCCATCCTAGCCCAAGGATG ATTCCTCATATCTTCAAACCAGAAGTCCAATTTGTTGAGCTGTCAATTGAACAATATGTTTCTCGTGGAAAGAAAGTGAAAGATGATCATGCTATCACGACACctattttcaaagaaaaattaactgCTGCTGAGACCGATTTAATTGCCAAGTATTTCCATCCCACAAGTGATAGTACTTGGAGACCATCTCTTATTGCTTTTCCTCACTTCCAAGCATTGCCCTCCAGAGTGCACAAAGTAATGCATTCTTTTAGGACAGGGATGCTGATTGACATGATGCAACATTTGCAAGGATTAACTTTTTCTAGAGATGACAGAACTTTTGTTGAG GATGAGGTCTCTTCAGATAAGCATTTGGGTCTTCAAACTGTTGAACCATGTGAAACTGATGAACGAG ATAATTTCCATGGCACCAAAAAAGTGACAGATTCTGAACTATCAACTAGGACCTTGGGAACCCAGGAGAATCATAGCATGCCACAATCCTGTTGCAAAAGTCCTGCAGCTCACGCCTATCTTTTTGGTTCTGATTTCATTTCGGTTGATGCTCTAGGAAAGGTCCTAATTATATCTGTCCCTGCACttccttttaaagaattatcacATTCTAAGAAAAAAAGGGCTCCTGATACACTGCTGCTAAATCATTGGAAGCAAGATTCTTCCCCTTTGAAGACTTCTGATAAAAACTATGATGAACTTACTGTGCAATCTAAAGCTGTTGAAGAACTAACAACCTCACAGGCCGCATGCATAAAAGATGGTGCTCTCCCAATATCTAGATTTTCCAGGTCTGATGCCCTGCCGGAGAAACCACTTGATGGGTTTGAGGAAATCCTTGACAGTCCAGTTTTGAGGAGAAATCAGTTACGGGAAGAAGATACTACTGACGAGACACTTGATGTTAATGAAATCAAGGAACCATTGTCACCAGATGATGAACACCATAATGATCTTAGAGAGAGTGATCTCAGTCCCAGGCTGACTAATTTGATCAAGAGTGGTGTTGTTCCAGAGTCTCCTATTAATGAAAATG GGGCATCCAATAATAAAGGAAGAAATCCAGATCTGGCTTCACCTGTCAAACTGTGTTCCATACAGCCAAGCAAGTTTGCAAGTCTAGGGAAAACTGAAAAGTGCAGTAAATACGTCAGAGCCAGCCAAGGGAATGTCTCAATTTCTcctgttaataaaaaaattcaaactccTTTGCTTAAAATGAACCATACTGCCAGTGCAGGAGGATATTCCCCCACTTCTCCAATTGCTGAAGAAACCAAAACTCCATTAGCAAACCTTGCGAACAGTAGCTGTAGCAGAGATTGGCGTTTGAGTTCTGGAGACAAGTCAGAAAATGTTGAACCAGCACGGAAATTTAAAAGGTTGCGCAAAGTTCGAGATTGCGAACAAAATAAGAATTCagaaaatatgaaagaaaatgcTGTAGCTCCAGTAGTGAACCTTGCAAGACGTTTTCTGGGTATGAGTCCTATCCAAAATAAGCACGGCAGAG GTAGAAAGAAGCCAATGGACAacatgagagaatatattgaAGAGGAAGCCGA GGTGTCCTCAGAAGCTGAAGTATCTGATGATGAGGAAGATGACGAGGACAACAATTCATATGATGATAGTTTCATAGATGACCGCATGAATCCTACAGCAACAAGTACACAGGCTGAATCTAGTGGAGTTGACATGATGGCTATTTACAG GCGTTCTTTGCTCAGCCAATCACCCGTTGTGAGGCAGCCGAATTTTTCTCTCACGTATAGTCCTGACTCTGCCACTCCCATGACCAGAATAACTGGGAGTGGAAGTTCCTCAGGAAAGACATTGATTTCTATGCAGACGCCCCATAGTAAGTCTGCAAATCGGTCTACCTGCAGAAATTCAGAATCCATTCAAACGATCCAACAGCAAACCACCTCAGCAACCTTCACAAGTACCGATCTAAtacgagagagagagagaaatctGGAAAATAGGAAACgaaaattaagttattatcATTCCGGGTCTACACCTGCTATCAACTTGGAGCCAGAATTCTCATTCCACTCAGAGGATACAGGGAAAAATTTATGTCAGCAGGGTCAAGGTGACAACATCAAAGCAAATGGagaaacaattgatgatgATCAATTTTATGAGAATCTTGATCTTGATGCTGTAGAGGAACATGCTGCCTTGCTTCTAAAGCAAAAGTCAGAATTTTCTGTACACGAACAAGAGGTAATTCCTCAATCACAATTACAAAAACTCGATATTCATTGTTCTCCATCATTCGATCTTGGGATATAG